The Thamnophis elegans isolate rThaEle1 chromosome Z, rThaEle1.pri, whole genome shotgun sequence genome contains a region encoding:
- the NGDN gene encoding neuroguidin: MADRLPPSSELMDSRDIVEADLPAALNLFKSLQEQVVAVTHHIQHLTRKIRAGDYPTEKGLSFLDVKDHLLLLYIQDLSQLMLEKTSGHSVSNHPALLRLVETRTVLEKMRPIEQKLKYQVDKMVKAVFTGGLADDNPLKYKPNPDNLVSKLSDSEDGDEEEEGGSTAKAPGKDMSKGGIRKYVPPRLVPVHYNETEMEREKKMAEQAKKRALSSSIIRELKEQYSDAPEEIREGHHAHTARQNREDEHRTKYEESMMVRLNVTRKEKARRRRGGVLGSQLSSLTHFGDISALTGATPSLGEDFNPPKKRRKNVSTKRGKKKGFRRRR; the protein is encoded by the exons GATATTGTAGAAGCTGATTTACCCGCAGCCCTAAACCTGTTCAAATCTCTCCAAGAACAG GTGGTTGCCGTTACTCATCACATACAGCATTTAACGCGGAAGATACGAGCAGGCGATTACCCCACCGAAaag GGCCTCAGTTTCCTGGACGTGAAGGACCATCTCCTGCTCCTCTACATTCAAGACCTCTCCCAATTGATGTTGGAGAAGACCTCTGGACATTCTGTGTCCAACCACCCTGCTTTACTGCGATTGGTGGAAACCCGGACG GTGTTGGAGAAGATGCGTCCGATTGAGCAGAAACTGAAATATCAGGTGGACAAAATGGTGAAGGCTGTTTTTACTGGGGGGCTGG CTGATGACAATCCCTTGAAGTACAAACCAAATCCGGATAACTTGGTCAGCAAg CTCAGTGACTCGGAAGATGGAGACGAGGAAGAAGAGGGTGGCAGTACCGCCAAGGCTCCTGGGAAAGACATGTCCAAAGGCGGCATCCGGAAATACGTCCCGCCTCGCCTGGTCCCCGTGCATTACA ATGAAAccgagatggagagagagaagaagatggCGGAACAAGCTAAAAAGCGAGCACTTAGCAGCTCCATCATCCGGGAGCTGAAGGAACAGTATTCCGACGCTCCGGAAGAGATCCGGGAAGGGCATCACGCTCACACGGCCCGACAGAACCGGGAGGATGAGCATCG GACCAAGTACGAGGAGAGCATGATGGTCCGTCTCAACGTGACCCGGAAGGAGAAAGCCCGGCGTAGACGAGGAGGGGTCCTCGGCTCCCAGCTCAGCTCCCTCACCCACTTCGGGGACATCAGCGCCCTCACGGGGGCCACCCCATCTCTGGGAGAA GATTTCAATCCAcccaaaaagagaaggaagaacgtCAGCACAAAACGGGGCAAGAAAAAAG GTTTCCGCAGGAGACGATAA